Proteins encoded by one window of Carassius auratus strain Wakin chromosome 24, ASM336829v1, whole genome shotgun sequence:
- the tfap2a gene encoding transcription factor AP-2-alpha isoform X1 translates to MYHIQKEDTRMSLMGKMGDWQDRHDGTSNGTARLPQLGSVGQSPYTSAPPLSHTPNSDFQPPYFPPPYQPIYPQSQDPYSHVNDPYSINSLHAQPQPQHPGWPGQRQSQESSLLHQHRGLPHQLCREYRREVLLPSGHGIETGLTDSIPIHGIPHSLEDVQHVEDQGIHIPDQTVIKKGPVSISKNNSNVSAIPINKDGLFGGVVNPNEVFCSVPGRLSLLSSTSKYKVTVAEVQRRLSPPECLNASLLGGVLRRAKSKNGGRSLREKLDKIGLNLPAGRRKAANVTLLTSLVEGEAVHLARDFGYVCETEFPAKAVAEYVNRQHSDPNEQVQRKNMLLATKQICKEFTDLLSQDRSPLGNSRPQPILEPGIQSCLTHFSLISHGFGTPAMCAALTALQNYLTEAIKAMDKMYLNNNPNSHNETGSKGGDKDEKHRK, encoded by the exons ATGTACCACATTCAGAAAGAAGACACAAGAATGTCATTAATGGGCAAAATGGGAGACTGGCAG GATCGCCACGACGGGACCAGCAATGGCACAGCCCGGTTACCCCAACTGGGCAGTGTGGGCCAGTCTCCGTACACCAGCGCTCCTCCGCTCTCTCACACGCCCAATTCAGACTTCCAGCCGCCGTACTTTCCGCCACCCTACCAGCCCATCTACCCGCAGTCTCAGGACCCTTACTCTCACGTTAATGACCCGTACTCCATCAACTCTCTGCACGCCCAGCCTCAGCCACAGCACCCGGGCTGGCCCGGCCAGCGCCAGAGTCAGGAGAGCAGCCTGCTGCACCAGCACCGCGGGTTACCGCATCAGCTGTGCAGAGAGTACCGCAGAGAAGTGCTTCTTCCCTCGGGTCACGGCATTGAGACTGGACTCACGGATTCAATCCCTATCCATGGAATACCTCACTCTTTAGAAGATGTTCAG CATGTTGAAGATCAAGGAATTCACATCCCAGACCAAACTGTAATCAAGAAAG GTCCTGTTTCCATATCCAAGAACAACAGCAATGTCTCTGCTATACCGATAAATAAAGACGGGCTTTTTGGAGGTGTGGTAAACCCAAACGAAGTGTTCTGTTCGGTTCCGGGTCGTCTGTCTCTTCTTAGCTCAACATCAAAGTACAAAGTCACAGTAGCGGAGGTGCAGAGACGACTTTCTCCGCCTGAGTGCCTGAACGCATCCCTGCTTGGGGGGGTCTTGAGGAG GGCCAAATCTAAGAATGGTGGAAGATCTTTAAGAGAAAAGCTAGATAAAATCGGATTAAATCTACCAGCAGGGAGACGCAAAGCTGCCAATGTTACTCTCTTGACGTCACTGGTGGAAG GTGAAGCGGTGCATCTGGCCAGAGATTTTGGTTATGTGTGCGAGACTGAGTTTCCAGCCAAGGCGGTTGCTGAATACGTGAACCGACAACATTCCGACCCAAACGAACAAGTCCAAAGAAAAAACATGTTATTGGCAACGAA ACAAATCTGCAAAGAGTTCACGGACCTGCTCTCGCAAGACCGCTCGCCCTTGGGGAATTCACGTCCACAGCCAATTCTTGAGCCCGGGATTCAGAGCTGTTTGACCCACTTCAGTCTTATTTCTCATGGATTCGGGACTCCGGCCATGTGCGCGGCCCTCACGGCTCTGCAGAACTATTTGACGGAGGCCATTAAAGCCATGGACAAAATGTACCTGAACAACAATCCTAATAGCCACAATGAGACGGGGTCAAAGGGGGGTGACAAAGACGAGAAGCACAGAAAGTGA
- the tfap2a gene encoding transcription factor AP-2-alpha isoform X2: MKMLWKLTDNIKYEDFEDRHDGTSNGTARLPQLGSVGQSPYTSAPPLSHTPNSDFQPPYFPPPYQPIYPQSQDPYSHVNDPYSINSLHAQPQPQHPGWPGQRQSQESSLLHQHRGLPHQLCREYRREVLLPSGHGIETGLTDSIPIHGIPHSLEDVQHVEDQGIHIPDQTVIKKGPVSISKNNSNVSAIPINKDGLFGGVVNPNEVFCSVPGRLSLLSSTSKYKVTVAEVQRRLSPPECLNASLLGGVLRRAKSKNGGRSLREKLDKIGLNLPAGRRKAANVTLLTSLVEGEAVHLARDFGYVCETEFPAKAVAEYVNRQHSDPNEQVQRKNMLLATKQICKEFTDLLSQDRSPLGNSRPQPILEPGIQSCLTHFSLISHGFGTPAMCAALTALQNYLTEAIKAMDKMYLNNNPNSHNETGSKGGDKDEKHRK; this comes from the exons ATGAAAATGCTTTGGAAATTAACtgataatattaaatatgaagactTTGAG GATCGCCACGACGGGACCAGCAATGGCACAGCCCGGTTACCCCAACTGGGCAGTGTGGGCCAGTCTCCGTACACCAGCGCTCCTCCGCTCTCTCACACGCCCAATTCAGACTTCCAGCCGCCGTACTTTCCGCCACCCTACCAGCCCATCTACCCGCAGTCTCAGGACCCTTACTCTCACGTTAATGACCCGTACTCCATCAACTCTCTGCACGCCCAGCCTCAGCCACAGCACCCGGGCTGGCCCGGCCAGCGCCAGAGTCAGGAGAGCAGCCTGCTGCACCAGCACCGCGGGTTACCGCATCAGCTGTGCAGAGAGTACCGCAGAGAAGTGCTTCTTCCCTCGGGTCACGGCATTGAGACTGGACTCACGGATTCAATCCCTATCCATGGAATACCTCACTCTTTAGAAGATGTTCAG CATGTTGAAGATCAAGGAATTCACATCCCAGACCAAACTGTAATCAAGAAAG GTCCTGTTTCCATATCCAAGAACAACAGCAATGTCTCTGCTATACCGATAAATAAAGACGGGCTTTTTGGAGGTGTGGTAAACCCAAACGAAGTGTTCTGTTCGGTTCCGGGTCGTCTGTCTCTTCTTAGCTCAACATCAAAGTACAAAGTCACAGTAGCGGAGGTGCAGAGACGACTTTCTCCGCCTGAGTGCCTGAACGCATCCCTGCTTGGGGGGGTCTTGAGGAG GGCCAAATCTAAGAATGGTGGAAGATCTTTAAGAGAAAAGCTAGATAAAATCGGATTAAATCTACCAGCAGGGAGACGCAAAGCTGCCAATGTTACTCTCTTGACGTCACTGGTGGAAG GTGAAGCGGTGCATCTGGCCAGAGATTTTGGTTATGTGTGCGAGACTGAGTTTCCAGCCAAGGCGGTTGCTGAATACGTGAACCGACAACATTCCGACCCAAACGAACAAGTCCAAAGAAAAAACATGTTATTGGCAACGAA ACAAATCTGCAAAGAGTTCACGGACCTGCTCTCGCAAGACCGCTCGCCCTTGGGGAATTCACGTCCACAGCCAATTCTTGAGCCCGGGATTCAGAGCTGTTTGACCCACTTCAGTCTTATTTCTCATGGATTCGGGACTCCGGCCATGTGCGCGGCCCTCACGGCTCTGCAGAACTATTTGACGGAGGCCATTAAAGCCATGGACAAAATGTACCTGAACAACAATCCTAATAGCCACAATGAGACGGGGTCAAAGGGGGGTGACAAAGACGAGAAGCACAGAAAGTGA
- the tfap2a gene encoding transcription factor AP-2-alpha isoform X3, translating to MLVHSFSAMDRHDGTSNGTARLPQLGSVGQSPYTSAPPLSHTPNSDFQPPYFPPPYQPIYPQSQDPYSHVNDPYSINSLHAQPQPQHPGWPGQRQSQESSLLHQHRGLPHQLCREYRREVLLPSGHGIETGLTDSIPIHGIPHSLEDVQHVEDQGIHIPDQTVIKKGPVSISKNNSNVSAIPINKDGLFGGVVNPNEVFCSVPGRLSLLSSTSKYKVTVAEVQRRLSPPECLNASLLGGVLRRAKSKNGGRSLREKLDKIGLNLPAGRRKAANVTLLTSLVEGEAVHLARDFGYVCETEFPAKAVAEYVNRQHSDPNEQVQRKNMLLATKQICKEFTDLLSQDRSPLGNSRPQPILEPGIQSCLTHFSLISHGFGTPAMCAALTALQNYLTEAIKAMDKMYLNNNPNSHNETGSKGGDKDEKHRK from the exons ATGTTAGTGCACAGTTTTTCCGCGATG GATCGCCACGACGGGACCAGCAATGGCACAGCCCGGTTACCCCAACTGGGCAGTGTGGGCCAGTCTCCGTACACCAGCGCTCCTCCGCTCTCTCACACGCCCAATTCAGACTTCCAGCCGCCGTACTTTCCGCCACCCTACCAGCCCATCTACCCGCAGTCTCAGGACCCTTACTCTCACGTTAATGACCCGTACTCCATCAACTCTCTGCACGCCCAGCCTCAGCCACAGCACCCGGGCTGGCCCGGCCAGCGCCAGAGTCAGGAGAGCAGCCTGCTGCACCAGCACCGCGGGTTACCGCATCAGCTGTGCAGAGAGTACCGCAGAGAAGTGCTTCTTCCCTCGGGTCACGGCATTGAGACTGGACTCACGGATTCAATCCCTATCCATGGAATACCTCACTCTTTAGAAGATGTTCAG CATGTTGAAGATCAAGGAATTCACATCCCAGACCAAACTGTAATCAAGAAAG GTCCTGTTTCCATATCCAAGAACAACAGCAATGTCTCTGCTATACCGATAAATAAAGACGGGCTTTTTGGAGGTGTGGTAAACCCAAACGAAGTGTTCTGTTCGGTTCCGGGTCGTCTGTCTCTTCTTAGCTCAACATCAAAGTACAAAGTCACAGTAGCGGAGGTGCAGAGACGACTTTCTCCGCCTGAGTGCCTGAACGCATCCCTGCTTGGGGGGGTCTTGAGGAG GGCCAAATCTAAGAATGGTGGAAGATCTTTAAGAGAAAAGCTAGATAAAATCGGATTAAATCTACCAGCAGGGAGACGCAAAGCTGCCAATGTTACTCTCTTGACGTCACTGGTGGAAG GTGAAGCGGTGCATCTGGCCAGAGATTTTGGTTATGTGTGCGAGACTGAGTTTCCAGCCAAGGCGGTTGCTGAATACGTGAACCGACAACATTCCGACCCAAACGAACAAGTCCAAAGAAAAAACATGTTATTGGCAACGAA ACAAATCTGCAAAGAGTTCACGGACCTGCTCTCGCAAGACCGCTCGCCCTTGGGGAATTCACGTCCACAGCCAATTCTTGAGCCCGGGATTCAGAGCTGTTTGACCCACTTCAGTCTTATTTCTCATGGATTCGGGACTCCGGCCATGTGCGCGGCCCTCACGGCTCTGCAGAACTATTTGACGGAGGCCATTAAAGCCATGGACAAAATGTACCTGAACAACAATCCTAATAGCCACAATGAGACGGGGTCAAAGGGGGGTGACAAAGACGAGAAGCACAGAAAGTGA